From Paralcaligenes sp. KSB-10:
TACCAATTATGATTGGGGGAGCCGCATTATGATTGGTAATATTTTCGCGAAACGCCTGTAATTGACCCTGGAGTAGCACATGACGGACAGCCAGACCCCCGCCCCAATGAAGGCGCCCCGAGCCAAGCCGAAGAGTGCGGGCCTGGAGAAGTACGAGAGGGAAGTGGCTGGATTTCTGAGGGCACTGATCGCGGAGAAGGATCTGCGCCTGAAGACCATCAGCGATGAACTGGTTAAGCGGGGGATTCGCGAATCGGAAAAGGGCCTGTCGGCCAAGCGCAGGAAAGGCACCTTCTCCGCAGCTTACCTTTTTGCCGTCCAGGAAGTGATCGAAGACCTGGAGTCCCGCAAATAGTTGATTTTCAAGCATTTATCCCCATCCACCCGAATAGGTACCCTCTCACAAAAAGGGGGCATCCGGGTTGACGGAGGTAGAAGGCTGTACAAATAATCAGTAAAATCAAATAGTTACTGCTGTAGGGCTCCTACTCTACTGAAATCAATGGCGGCTTGCAACAGTTGTGGTGTGTCGCGTGTGTGGGTAATGCGAGAAAGGCTCATGTGATGAAGAGCTCGCGGGAGATGAGCGACAGTAGGTGGCTGAACCGTTTACCAAACAGCGAGCACATGGCCGCCCCGCCGTGAGTTTGGTATACGGATTGAGCTCTGAAGTTGTGCGTTGCAGCGTCGTCGGCTCCGTGCAAAAGAGGACGTAGCAATCAAGAGCTAGAACCGACGAGGCCCTAATTCATGAAAGTTAGCTCCCGTGTTGTACCGAGGCGAGTTAAATATGGGCTAGACTTAGCTATCGTCACAATGAGCTAAAGCATGTACGAAACAGATACGTTTAACGATGCTTCCATCTTGATCCCTGCGTTCAGGGACCGTTGGAAAATGATGGAAA
This genomic window contains:
- a CDS encoding DUF6471 domain-containing protein, which produces MTDSQTPAPMKAPRAKPKSAGLEKYEREVAGFLRALIAEKDLRLKTISDELVKRGIRESEKGLSAKRRKGTFSAAYLFAVQEVIEDLESRK